One part of the Marinobacter sp. MDS2 genome encodes these proteins:
- the gspG gene encoding type II secretion system major pseudopilin GspG codes for MTSDIMSNNLNRKFAAVKGFTLIEIMVVMVILGLLVAIVAPNIMGRSDQAKVTVAETQLSNIANALDLYRLDNSHYPSTQQGLEALVRKPSGSPEPRNWNPDGYLKAVPEDPWNNEYQYVSPGTEGPYDLYSYGSDGQEGGDGDAADISVWNTEQ; via the coding sequence ATGACGAGTGACATTATGAGCAACAATCTGAACCGTAAATTCGCTGCTGTAAAGGGCTTCACCCTGATCGAAATCATGGTTGTGATGGTCATACTGGGGCTGCTGGTCGCCATTGTGGCGCCGAACATCATGGGCCGTAGCGATCAGGCGAAAGTGACCGTTGCCGAAACCCAGTTAAGCAACATCGCTAATGCGCTGGATCTGTATCGTCTTGATAACAGCCATTACCCGTCCACTCAGCAAGGTTTGGAAGCCTTGGTACGCAAGCCAAGCGGTAGCCCTGAACCCCGCAACTGGAACCCGGATGGTTACCTGAAAGCCGTTCCGGAAGATCCCTGGAATAACGAGTATCAATACGTTAGCCCGGGAACGGAAGGCCCTTACGATTTGTATTCATACGGCTCTGACGGGCAGGAAGGCGGTGACGGCGACGCCGCAGACATCAGCGTTTGGAATACCGAGCAGTAA
- the gspH gene encoding type II secretion system minor pseudopilin GspH → MNHRTAHSGFTLIEILVVLIIVGLLASLAVFSMGGNSQQRELESHVRELYLLMQTASEQAVLNNLELGLLLEDDGYQFVAFQDETGEWKPSGERLFHQRTWPEWLSLTQFVESDAPRLTSSEAKLRPTLVFFSSGETTPFEIEFTIGNDSDLVHTLASDGVSPLEWRQPGSGDEEW, encoded by the coding sequence GTGAACCATAGGACAGCCCATTCCGGTTTTACGCTGATCGAGATTCTGGTTGTCCTGATCATCGTCGGGCTGCTGGCTTCGCTTGCCGTCTTCAGCATGGGCGGCAATTCCCAGCAGCGCGAACTTGAAAGCCATGTACGCGAACTCTACCTGCTGATGCAAACTGCGTCCGAGCAAGCGGTTCTCAATAATCTGGAGCTCGGTTTATTACTGGAAGATGATGGCTATCAATTTGTCGCGTTTCAGGATGAAACCGGTGAGTGGAAACCCTCCGGTGAACGTCTGTTTCACCAACGTACATGGCCTGAATGGTTGTCGCTAACTCAATTCGTTGAAAGTGATGCTCCTCGGTTAACCTCCTCGGAAGCCAAGCTTCGACCTACGCTTGTGTTTTTCTCAAGCGGCGAAACCACGCCCTTCGAAATCGAATTTACCATCGGAAACGACAGCGACCTCGTGCATACCCTTGCTTCAGACGGCGTTTCCCCGCTGGAGTGGCGTCAGCCTGGCTCCGGAGACGAAGAATGGTAA